One Lactobacillus crispatus DNA segment encodes these proteins:
- a CDS encoding Cof-type HAD-IIB family hydrolase produces the protein MEEIKLIAIDIDGTLVNSKKEITPAVKKAILTAQKQGKQIVICTGRPLSGAQRYLDELGLNGQENQYVVSFNGAVVESTAGQVIFKQGLKYEDYVDLETIARKLNLHFHSVSLDRIYTANRDLGHYTIYNSRVVKLEVSYRTQEEMKQIPIIKCMYVDDPDYLDEKIESPLFEMMKDRAVFSKTEPFYYEATAAGVDKGTGLKRLCDYLKIDRSNVMALGDQANDMPMLTYAGLGIAMGNAVEYTKQHADEVTADCDHDGVAVAINKILK, from the coding sequence ATGGAAGAAATTAAACTAATCGCGATAGATATTGATGGAACCTTAGTTAATTCTAAGAAGGAGATTACACCAGCAGTTAAAAAAGCAATTTTAACTGCTCAAAAACAAGGCAAGCAAATCGTAATTTGCACAGGTCGGCCTTTGTCAGGTGCTCAACGTTATTTAGATGAATTAGGGCTTAATGGCCAAGAAAATCAGTATGTAGTTAGTTTTAATGGTGCAGTTGTAGAATCAACCGCGGGGCAGGTTATTTTCAAACAGGGGCTAAAATATGAAGATTATGTAGATTTAGAGACAATTGCGCGAAAGCTAAACTTACATTTTCATAGCGTATCGTTAGATCGAATTTATACAGCTAACCGTGATTTGGGACATTATACAATTTATAATTCACGGGTCGTAAAATTAGAAGTCTCATATCGTACACAAGAAGAAATGAAGCAGATACCAATCATCAAATGTATGTATGTTGATGATCCAGACTATTTAGATGAGAAAATAGAATCTCCTTTATTTGAAATGATGAAAGATCGAGCTGTATTTTCAAAGACTGAGCCTTTTTATTATGAAGCAACCGCTGCCGGTGTCGATAAGGGGACTGGCCTGAAAAGACTATGTGACTACTTAAAAATAGATCGAAGTAATGTGATGGCCCTAGGCGATCAAGCAAACGACATGCCGATGTTAACTTATGCTGGATTAGGTATCGCAATGGGAAATGCTGTTGAATATACAAAGCAACATGCTGATGAAGTTACGGCTGATTGTGACCACGACGGTGTTGCAGTTGCAATCAATAAAATATTAAAGTAG
- the dtd gene encoding D-aminoacyl-tRNA deacylase — protein sequence MRVVIQRVNHAQVDIDGKTVGKIGKGFLLLVGIKNGDELPVIKKAADKIAKMRIFEDEEGKTNLSLKDVNGEILSVSQFTLMANTKKGNRPSFVDAMRPPRSKELWEDFNQELENDGFHVETGEFGADMQVSLENDGPFTIVLDL from the coding sequence ATGCGAGTTGTAATTCAGAGAGTAAATCATGCTCAAGTAGATATTGACGGTAAAACTGTGGGCAAGATTGGTAAAGGCTTTTTATTATTAGTTGGCATCAAAAATGGTGATGAATTGCCAGTAATCAAAAAAGCAGCTGATAAAATAGCTAAAATGCGTATTTTTGAAGATGAAGAGGGGAAGACTAACTTGTCTTTAAAGGATGTTAACGGAGAAATTTTGTCGGTATCACAATTTACGTTGATGGCAAATACTAAAAAAGGCAACCGTCCTAGTTTTGTTGATGCGATGCGTCCACCAAGATCGAAAGAACTTTGGGAAGACTTTAATCAAGAACTAGAAAATGACGGTTTCCACGTTGAGACTGGTGAGTTTGGGGCTGACATGCAAGTTAGTTTAGAAAACGATGGTCCATTCACGATTGTGTTAGATCTTTAG
- a CDS encoding aminotransferase class I/II-fold pyridoxal phosphate-dependent enzyme — protein sequence MPNLSSDLTSTINERLNNLTASKIRAFDQKISEISGIIKLTIGEPDLATPDHIKDAAIRDIQANDSHYAPQAGKPELLEAISNYLDRSIGVHYDPKSEICVTVGATGALNDVFMTLLNPGDKILVPTPVWALYFQLIKMTGAIPIQVDTKKDDFILTAEHLRHVLNGRGKGAKAIILTDPSNPTGRVYSATTLKALADVIKEYKIFSVTDEIYAELVYGKAKHHSLSEYIPDRNILISGLSKAYAMTGWRLGYIAAPKQIMKSIRKINSFLVTSVTDNVQIAAVEALNNGQNDPKKAREIYEARLNFMQSGLEKLGFEMATPQGAFYIFTKIPEKYGTNDEQFAFELAQKAKVGVTPGRYFGKGGEGYVRLSYASSTEQLKESLARISNFVNNL from the coding sequence ATGCCAAATTTATCCAGTGATTTAACTTCAACTATTAATGAGAGACTAAACAACTTGACCGCATCTAAAATTCGAGCATTTGACCAAAAGATCTCTGAAATTTCTGGGATTATTAAGTTAACTATTGGTGAACCTGATTTAGCGACACCTGATCATATTAAAGATGCCGCAATTCGTGATATTCAGGCTAATGATTCCCATTATGCTCCTCAAGCTGGTAAGCCAGAACTACTTGAAGCTATTAGCAATTACCTTGACCGCTCAATTGGTGTACATTATGATCCAAAAAGTGAAATCTGTGTCACTGTCGGTGCAACAGGTGCATTAAATGATGTCTTTATGACCTTGCTTAACCCCGGTGACAAAATTTTGGTTCCTACTCCGGTTTGGGCTTTATACTTTCAGCTAATTAAAATGACTGGAGCAATCCCTATTCAAGTCGATACTAAAAAAGATGACTTCATCTTAACAGCTGAACATTTACGTCATGTTCTCAATGGTCGCGGTAAAGGTGCAAAGGCAATTATTTTAACTGATCCTTCTAATCCAACTGGCCGCGTTTATTCTGCCACAACTCTCAAAGCCTTAGCAGATGTCATTAAGGAATACAAAATCTTTTCTGTAACTGATGAAATTTATGCAGAACTTGTTTATGGCAAAGCCAAACATCACTCACTTTCTGAATACATCCCTGACAGAAATATTTTGATTTCCGGTTTATCCAAGGCTTATGCTATGACTGGCTGGCGTTTAGGCTATATTGCTGCCCCTAAACAAATCATGAAGAGCATCCGCAAGATTAATTCATTTTTAGTTACTTCAGTTACTGATAACGTTCAAATAGCTGCTGTCGAAGCCTTAAACAATGGTCAAAACGATCCTAAAAAAGCGCGTGAAATCTACGAAGCACGTTTAAACTTTATGCAATCTGGCTTAGAAAAGTTGGGCTTTGAAATGGCCACACCGCAAGGAGCATTCTACATTTTTACTAAGATCCCCGAAAAATATGGCACCAATGATGAACAATTCGCTTTTGAGCTGGCTCAAAAAGCAAAAGTCGGTGTCACTCCTGGTCGCTACTTTGGCAAGGGCGGTGAAGGTTATGTCCGTCTTTCTTATGCATCATCAACTGAGCAATTAAAAGAAAGTTTAGCTCGGATTAGTAATTTCGTTAATAATTTATAA
- a CDS encoding aldo/keto reductase — MYSDKTLMLNNGVEVPRIQLGTWLINNDDVRKVIRQAINVGYRAFDTAKDYGNESGVGKGIWNSDVERSDIFLTTKLPTSIKDYEGTKKAIDDALDRFSLEYIDMLLIHSPQPWIEVNRINDRHFEGNLENWRAMEDALKAGKVRSIGVSNFLQEDVANIVNNSSIKPVVNQIEVHIGNVPTDLMKYCKNLGIQIEAYSPLAHGRLLKDPRIRTYAEKYHVSPAQLMLSFDLQLGCIVLPKSDNVKEMQENLNIDFEISADDMADLVKLKENTQTMAV, encoded by the coding sequence ATGTACTCTGATAAAACTTTAATGCTCAATAACGGAGTAGAGGTTCCTCGAATTCAACTAGGAACTTGGCTAATTAATAACGATGATGTACGAAAAGTAATTCGTCAAGCGATTAATGTTGGTTACCGCGCTTTCGATACTGCTAAAGACTATGGCAATGAAAGTGGTGTGGGAAAAGGTATTTGGAACTCTGATGTTGAGCGTAGTGATATTTTTTTAACAACTAAATTACCAACTTCGATTAAAGACTATGAAGGTACAAAAAAAGCAATTGATGACGCTTTAGATCGATTTAGTTTGGAATATATTGATATGTTGTTAATTCATTCACCACAACCTTGGATTGAAGTGAATAGAATTAATGATCGTCACTTTGAAGGCAATCTGGAAAACTGGAGAGCAATGGAAGACGCACTTAAAGCCGGTAAAGTTAGATCAATTGGTGTTTCAAATTTTTTACAAGAAGACGTAGCTAACATTGTTAATAACAGCTCAATTAAGCCAGTAGTTAATCAAATCGAAGTTCATATAGGAAATGTGCCAACTGATTTGATGAAATACTGTAAAAATTTAGGAATTCAGATTGAAGCATATTCTCCACTTGCACATGGTCGTTTGTTAAAGGATCCAAGAATCAGGACTTACGCTGAAAAGTATCATGTTAGTCCAGCTCAATTAATGTTATCATTTGACTTACAGCTAGGTTGTATTGTTTTGCCGAAGAGTGATAATGTTAAAGAAATGCAGGAAAACTTGAACATCGATTTTGAAATCAGTGCTGATGATATGGCTGATTTGGTCAAGTTAAAAGAAAATACGCAGACCATGGCTGTTTAA
- a CDS encoding NAD(P)-dependent oxidoreductase, producing MNKAKVLVLGGLRDEALTDLKNICQVDIGPVGHRPEDDREWVLDHIAEYDGVIVAKMAFDREMIDAAKNLKIISTYGVGFDHVDVEYAKEKGIVVSNCPKSVLRPTAELAWTMIMASARRLHYYDHALREGVFLNADEYDNQGYSIEGKTLGIVGMGRIGQQVARFAKAFGMTIIYHNRHQVDDQIATELDAKYVDLDTLAKEADFVSLHTPATAETYHLVNSDFLKKMKDTAFLINVARGSLIDGDALIAALKNGSIAGAALDVFENEPHPRPELVEMDNVIMTPHVGSATHIARFNLSKEAANNVLSFFKDGQAINQIN from the coding sequence ATGAATAAAGCAAAAGTTTTAGTTTTAGGTGGCTTAAGAGATGAGGCCTTAACTGATTTAAAAAATATTTGTCAAGTTGATATCGGTCCAGTAGGACATCGACCAGAAGATGATCGTGAGTGGGTGCTTGATCATATTGCAGAATATGATGGTGTGATCGTAGCAAAGATGGCTTTTGATCGAGAAATGATTGATGCTGCGAAAAATTTAAAAATAATTTCAACTTATGGCGTTGGCTTTGACCACGTTGATGTTGAATACGCTAAAGAAAAAGGAATAGTTGTTTCAAATTGCCCTAAGAGTGTGTTGCGTCCAACGGCGGAACTTGCCTGGACAATGATTATGGCATCAGCTCGTAGATTGCATTATTATGACCATGCTTTGCGTGAAGGCGTCTTTTTAAATGCCGATGAGTACGACAACCAAGGGTACTCCATTGAAGGAAAGACCTTAGGAATTGTAGGTATGGGTCGAATTGGTCAACAAGTTGCTAGGTTCGCTAAAGCATTTGGTATGACAATTATTTATCATAATCGTCATCAAGTAGATGATCAAATTGCAACAGAATTAGATGCTAAATATGTTGACTTAGATACTTTGGCAAAAGAAGCTGATTTTGTGAGTTTACATACTCCTGCTACAGCTGAAACATATCATCTGGTTAATTCAGACTTTTTAAAGAAAATGAAAGACACAGCGTTTTTAATTAATGTTGCTCGTGGATCGTTGATTGACGGGGATGCATTAATTGCTGCGTTAAAGAATGGTTCAATTGCAGGCGCCGCCTTAGATGTTTTCGAAAACGAACCGCATCCAAGACCTGAATTGGTTGAAATGGATAATGTGATCATGACGCCTCACGTTGGTTCAGCTACTCACATTGCTAGATTTAATTTGTCTAAAGAAGCTGCGAATAATGTTTTGTCTTTCTTTAAAGATGGTCAGGCAATTAATCAAATTAACTAG
- the aspS gene encoding aspartate--tRNA ligase, with translation MEKMEKRTDYCGNITEKYIGQDVNLYGWVQRVRNLGNLVFIDLRDREGLVQIVVNKDSGKKLMDIADSLGNEYVVQVKGKVVKRSEVNPDMKTGQVEVDATEIIILNKAKNPPFEIKDGIEVSEQTRLKYRYLDLRRPEVQQAIILRSKILRATHEFFDENGFIDIETPILGKSSPEGARDYLVPSRIYPGSFYALPQSPQLFKQLLMGAGFDKYYQLARCFRDEDLRGDRQPEFTQIDMEMSFADEETIQSYTEGLLKKIMKDVKGIDLKTPIKRITWTDSMNKYGCDKPDTRYGMLIHDLSPIFKDSDFKVFSGAIADGGFVKGIAVKNGAKEYSRKKIDKKADFIKRFHAKGLAWVKFEDGEFSGPVARFLTDENKEALKKEFDLEGGELVVFVADKWKVCCDSLDHLRREFAKETGIVPKGVYDFVWVVDWPLFEYDEGLGRWVAAHHPFTMPDDEGVKLLTTEPHKAHARSYDIVMNGDEMGGGSIRIHKRSIQENMFKALGFTKKRAYEQFGYLMDALDMGFPPHAGLAIGLDRFAMMLADKDNIRDVSAFPKNASASEPMMHAPAPVADQQLADLGIEVEEKYQDSVKATEERLEKMAAEDAAENSTWDK, from the coding sequence ATGGAAAAGATGGAAAAAAGAACAGATTATTGTGGCAATATTACTGAAAAATACATCGGTCAAGATGTAAATCTCTATGGTTGGGTACAACGTGTACGTAACTTAGGTAACTTGGTTTTCATCGATTTGCGTGACCGTGAAGGCTTGGTTCAGATCGTTGTTAACAAAGATTCTGGTAAGAAGTTAATGGATATTGCCGATTCACTTGGTAATGAATATGTTGTTCAAGTTAAGGGGAAAGTTGTTAAGCGTTCAGAAGTTAACCCTGACATGAAGACTGGTCAAGTTGAAGTTGATGCAACTGAAATCATTATTTTAAACAAGGCTAAGAACCCTCCATTTGAAATTAAAGATGGAATTGAAGTCTCAGAACAAACTAGATTAAAGTATCGCTATCTTGATCTTCGCCGTCCAGAAGTTCAACAAGCAATTATTTTACGTTCAAAGATTTTGCGTGCTACTCATGAATTCTTTGATGAAAATGGTTTTATTGATATTGAAACTCCAATCTTAGGTAAGTCATCACCTGAAGGTGCACGTGACTACTTAGTACCATCAAGAATCTATCCAGGTAGTTTCTACGCTTTGCCACAATCACCACAACTGTTCAAGCAGCTTTTAATGGGTGCAGGATTTGACAAGTATTACCAGTTAGCTCGTTGTTTCCGTGATGAAGACCTACGTGGTGACCGCCAACCAGAATTTACTCAAATTGATATGGAAATGTCATTTGCTGATGAAGAAACTATTCAGAGTTATACTGAAGGTCTTTTGAAGAAAATTATGAAAGATGTCAAGGGCATTGATCTTAAAACTCCAATTAAGCGAATTACTTGGACTGATTCAATGAACAAGTATGGCTGTGACAAACCAGATACTCGTTACGGTATGTTGATTCATGACTTAAGCCCAATTTTCAAGGATAGTGACTTTAAGGTCTTCTCCGGTGCAATTGCTGATGGCGGTTTTGTTAAGGGAATTGCTGTTAAAAATGGTGCAAAAGAATACTCACGTAAGAAGATTGACAAGAAGGCTGACTTTATTAAACGTTTCCACGCTAAAGGTTTGGCTTGGGTTAAATTTGAAGATGGCGAATTTTCAGGCCCTGTTGCTCGCTTCTTGACTGATGAGAACAAAGAAGCTTTGAAGAAGGAATTTGATCTTGAAGGCGGCGAATTAGTAGTATTCGTAGCTGATAAGTGGAAGGTATGTTGTGATTCACTTGACCACCTTCGTCGTGAATTTGCCAAAGAAACTGGTATTGTTCCTAAGGGTGTTTATGACTTTGTTTGGGTTGTTGATTGGCCATTATTTGAATACGATGAAGGACTTGGCCGTTGGGTAGCAGCTCACCACCCATTCACTATGCCAGATGATGAAGGGGTTAAGTTGCTAACTACTGAACCTCATAAGGCTCACGCACGTAGTTATGATATTGTTATGAATGGTGATGAGATGGGCGGTGGCTCAATCCGTATCCACAAGCGCTCAATTCAAGAAAATATGTTTAAGGCACTTGGTTTCACTAAGAAACGTGCATATGAACAATTTGGTTACTTGATGGATGCTTTGGACATGGGCTTCCCACCTCACGCAGGTTTAGCTATCGGTCTTGATCGATTTGCAATGATGCTTGCTGATAAGGATAATATTCGTGACGTTTCAGCATTCCCTAAGAATGCTTCTGCTTCAGAACCAATGATGCATGCTCCAGCTCCAGTAGCTGATCAACAATTAGCTGACTTGGGGATCGAAGTTGAGGAAAAGTACCAAGACAGTGTAAAGGCAACTGAAGAGCGTCTTGAAAAGATGGCTGCTGAAGATGCTGCAGAAAATTCAACTTGGGATAAGTAA
- the hisS gene encoding histidine--tRNA ligase, which produces MRVQKPKGTVDILPDQSGSWQKVEETARNFFNRANYREIRTPSFENYEIFARSSGDSSEIVEKQMYDFDDKGGRHIALRPEGTAGVVRAYVEDKMYAPEVVKPFNVFYMESTFRYERPQAGRQREFHQIGVESFGSSNPLSDVQTIMMGHDLLGELGVKNYQLHINTLGNEQVRQDYHDALVNYFTPLKDELSEDSQRRLRDNPLRILDSKDERDKKFLPKAPKIREFLDDDSKANFEAILKMLDQLGIDYVIDDDLVRGLDYYTGIIFEFMVEDKSLWESATTILGGGRYDHLVEEFNGPATPAVGFGIGEERLMLVLEKQNPALFEKRGIDFFITNIGDGTAQKAIEIARSLRNQGFEADFDVNQKKLKNQFKKADREGAKYVITLGEKELANGVLNIKRLADGKTIDLSLEDLNNMTKIMDELKD; this is translated from the coding sequence ATGAGAGTTCAAAAACCTAAGGGAACAGTTGATATTTTGCCTGATCAATCTGGTTCATGGCAAAAAGTTGAAGAAACTGCCAGAAATTTCTTCAATCGCGCAAATTATCGTGAAATTCGCACACCAAGTTTTGAAAATTATGAAATCTTTGCTCGTTCAAGTGGCGATAGTTCAGAAATCGTTGAAAAACAGATGTACGACTTCGATGATAAGGGTGGTCGCCATATTGCCCTTCGCCCAGAAGGAACAGCTGGCGTAGTGCGGGCTTATGTAGAAGACAAGATGTATGCGCCAGAAGTTGTTAAGCCATTTAATGTTTTTTATATGGAATCAACTTTTAGATATGAAAGACCACAAGCCGGTCGTCAACGTGAATTTCACCAAATTGGGGTAGAGAGCTTTGGCTCAAGTAACCCATTAAGTGATGTACAAACAATCATGATGGGACATGATTTATTGGGTGAGTTAGGCGTTAAGAATTACCAACTTCACATTAACACTTTGGGGAATGAGCAAGTACGTCAAGATTATCATGATGCCTTGGTTAATTATTTCACTCCTTTGAAAGATGAGTTATCAGAAGACTCACAAAGAAGATTGCGTGATAATCCATTGCGTATTTTAGATTCTAAAGATGAACGTGATAAGAAGTTCTTGCCTAAGGCACCTAAGATTCGTGAATTTTTGGATGACGATTCAAAAGCTAATTTTGAAGCAATCTTGAAGATGCTAGATCAACTTGGTATTGATTATGTAATTGATGATGATCTAGTACGCGGACTTGATTACTATACTGGAATTATCTTTGAATTTATGGTTGAAGATAAGAGCTTATGGGAAAGTGCAACTACTATTCTTGGTGGTGGTAGATATGATCACTTGGTAGAAGAATTCAATGGACCCGCTACTCCAGCCGTTGGTTTCGGGATTGGCGAAGAAAGATTGATGTTGGTGCTTGAAAAGCAAAATCCTGCATTATTCGAGAAACGCGGTATTGATTTCTTTATTACTAATATTGGTGACGGTACTGCACAAAAGGCAATTGAAATTGCACGTAGCCTTCGTAATCAAGGTTTTGAAGCTGACTTTGATGTCAATCAGAAGAAGTTAAAGAACCAATTCAAGAAGGCAGATCGTGAAGGTGCTAAGTATGTTATTACTTTAGGTGAAAAGGAACTGGCTAACGGCGTTTTGAATATTAAACGTTTAGCTGATGGCAAGACAATCGATTTAAGTCTTGAAGATCTAAATAACATGACTAAAATAATGGATGAATTGAAGGACTAG
- the coaBC gene encoding bifunctional phosphopantothenoylcysteine decarboxylase/phosphopantothenate--cysteine ligase CoaBC: protein MSRITIYMTGGIADYKAVNVIRDLEKAGHQVQIVMTKNAEHFVTTNTLAALTKYPVLDDLWSKENESSIPHVHLARWTELALVLPATANFIAKMATGIADDAASTTILATSAPKLVVPAMNDQMWNNPATQRNIAFLKEHGVEIMEPAVGMLAEGYAAKGRMPEPGAIVAWIKNFTEQQNVLQGKNIVITAGGTEEAIDPVRFIGNRSSGKMGISLATEAAAMGAKVKLIYGNVSMPLPQNPRITLIHVSSSEEMLVAVKKEFKHSNVLIMAAAVADWRMKQVADHKLKKQADQQTLTLTLVKTTDILREVASHKQRGQIVVGFAAETNNLLQNAAKKLSSKGADMIVANDVSKNVFGNDEDQVTILQKNKSTKKWPKMSKQKIAQKLLQLIAQKI, encoded by the coding sequence ATGAGTCGAATAACAATTTATATGACAGGTGGAATCGCTGATTATAAGGCAGTTAACGTTATCCGCGATTTAGAAAAAGCGGGTCATCAAGTTCAAATAGTAATGACTAAAAATGCAGAGCATTTTGTAACTACTAATACACTGGCTGCTTTAACAAAGTATCCTGTTTTGGATGATTTATGGAGCAAGGAAAATGAGTCTAGCATACCACATGTTCATCTAGCGCGTTGGACAGAGTTAGCTCTGGTTTTACCAGCGACTGCAAATTTTATTGCTAAAATGGCAACGGGAATTGCTGACGATGCAGCTAGCACTACAATTTTAGCTACAAGTGCACCTAAATTGGTTGTACCAGCCATGAATGACCAAATGTGGAATAATCCAGCTACACAGCGAAATATAGCTTTTCTGAAAGAACATGGTGTAGAAATAATGGAGCCTGCAGTAGGGATGCTGGCAGAAGGCTATGCTGCTAAAGGACGAATGCCAGAGCCAGGAGCAATTGTGGCGTGGATCAAAAATTTCACTGAACAACAGAACGTTTTGCAAGGAAAAAATATTGTTATTACTGCTGGTGGTACTGAAGAAGCAATCGATCCCGTCCGCTTTATTGGTAACCGCTCTAGTGGGAAAATGGGCATTTCCTTAGCTACAGAAGCAGCAGCAATGGGAGCAAAAGTAAAGCTAATATATGGTAATGTAAGTATGCCTTTGCCACAAAATCCTAGGATTACATTAATTCATGTTTCTAGTAGCGAAGAAATGTTAGTTGCAGTCAAAAAAGAATTTAAGCATAGTAACGTTTTAATTATGGCTGCTGCAGTAGCGGATTGGCGCATGAAACAAGTTGCAGATCATAAATTAAAAAAGCAAGCTGATCAACAAACTTTGACTCTAACTTTAGTTAAAACGACAGATATTTTACGCGAAGTTGCTAGCCACAAGCAGCGAGGGCAGATAGTTGTCGGCTTTGCGGCAGAAACGAATAATTTGCTACAAAATGCTGCAAAAAAGCTATCTTCAAAAGGTGCCGATATGATTGTAGCAAATGACGTTTCTAAAAATGTTTTTGGCAATGATGAAGACCAGGTAACGATTTTACAAAAAAATAAGTCAACTAAGAAATGGCCTAAAATGAGTAAGCAAAAGATTGCTCAAAAATTGTTGCAGCTTATTGCTCAAAAAATATAG